The genomic region GATGACGACCAAGGCCGAATTCGGCACCCTCCTCCGCGCTGGGGGCGTCAAGATCCTGCAGCCCGCGCTGGGCCGCGTCGGCGGCATCTGGGAGGCGAAGAAAATCGCCGCCATGGCCGAGGTTTTCAACGCTCAGATGGCCCCGCATCTTTACGCCGGCCCGGTGGAATGGGCCGCCAACGTCCATTTCGCCGCGTCGATCCCGAACCTGCTTATTGCCGAGACGATTGAAACCGGCGGCGCGTTCCACCTGCAGCTGATCCGCAACACGATCAAATGGGAGGATGGCTACATCCTGCCCCCCGATGCCCCCGGCCTTGGCATCGACTTCGACGAAGACCTCGCCCGCGCCCATCCCTACACCGGAACCGGTTTGCACCTGCAGATGCAAGAGGCCCCCTGCGACTATCGCCACGGCAACCGCTTCGAAGGCGGGGCACCAAGCTCTGACCTTTAGGGAGACCCTCCTCGAGCACTGCGTGCACTCGTCGGCAGACCCGCGAGGAGTGCACGAAGTGCTCGACGAGCAGGTGTCGGGAAAATGGCGGGCCCAGGAGGACTCGAACCCCCAACCTCGGACTTAGAAGGTCCTTGCTCTATCCAGTTGAGCTATGAGCCCGCGCCGCCACCTTTTGGGCCAAGCCAAAAGATCAGGCAAGCACCTTCGTCATGAAGACCGAATTCGGGTCCGGCCCATAGCCCTCGAACGGCGGGCAGTCGGCAAAGCCCGCACGGGCATAAAGCGCCCGTGCAGCGACGAAAGTCGGCTGCACGCCGGTCTCCAGACTCAGCCGCGCAAATCCGTCAGCCTGCGCCGCTGTCACCAGATGCTCCAGCATCGCCTTGGAAAGCCCGCGCCCCCGCGCCTCATGCAGGACATGCATCGACTTGATCTCGGCATGGCCAGCGTCAATCCGCTTGAACGCCCCCATTGCGACAGGCTCGCCCGCATCGCGCAGCACGAAGAACCGGATGCCAGGTGCCGCCAGCGCGCCCTTGTCCATCATGTGGATCGATTCCGGCGGGGTGTCGGCATGCATGTCCGCCGTATGCCGTTGGAACAAAAGCTCCAGGTCCGGCGTCAGCGGGTGTTCCTCGGCGATCGTCCACGCCATGTCAGTGGGTCCATGCCCCTTTGCGGTCGGTCGCAAAGTTTTCGCCATAACCCCGGGCGCGAATGATGGCGCGGCGCGGTTTGGGATCCTGCACATCCGCCTCGATGCCCTTTTCGGCGGCATAGGCCAGCGCCGCCTCACGGCTGTCAAAGCGCAGGCGGACTTGGGCCTGCGTGTCGCCCGAGGATGTCCAGCCCATCAAGGGGTCAACCTCACGCTCGGACGCGGGAGCGAATTCCAGCACCCACTGGTGGGTCTTGGCGGTGCCAGACTGCATGGCGGTTCGGGCAGGCTGATAGATCCGGGCGCGCATCACACTTCTCCTCAGGCTTTGGGACCTTATTCCGAAGCTTTCGGCAAAGCGCAAGGGACAGCTTGAACTGCCACGCACAGAAAAGGCTGTCGGCTGGTCCAGGGGAATATGGGTGGGGTTTCGATTGGACCAGCCGACAGCATAGTTGCTGCTTGCACGGGTATTGTGCCCCAATCGGCAACAAGATTCAACCGAAAGATGTATGTGTTGTCGGCGCCCTTCGCTTTGGCTGCAAAGGCGATGGGGTCGCTTCCTCCCGCGCGTCGGTCAGGCCTTTGGTCCAAGTTTGAAAATCATATA from Tabrizicola piscis harbors:
- a CDS encoding ETC complex I subunit; this translates as MRARIYQPARTAMQSGTAKTHQWVLEFAPASEREVDPLMGWTSSGDTQAQVRLRFDSREAALAYAAEKGIEADVQDPKPRRAIIRARGYGENFATDRKGAWTH
- a CDS encoding GNAT family N-acetyltransferase — translated: MAWTIAEEHPLTPDLELLFQRHTADMHADTPPESIHMMDKGALAAPGIRFFVLRDAGEPVAMGAFKRIDAGHAEIKSMHVLHEARGRGLSKAMLEHLVTAAQADGFARLSLETGVQPTFVAARALYARAGFADCPPFEGYGPDPNSVFMTKVLA